The DNA sequence AGATATATTGATTATAAATTGTAGGTCGTCATAAGGATTCTAAATGTGGATAATTGCCTTTATCATGAAGATCATGGGCGTTTTCTTTTAGAGTAGCCATTTAAGATCGTAATTTGAGGCGTTTGTAGTCCCATTTTTTGGTGGAGACTTTTAGTTACTGAACTGCATTGTTTGTAATACGAGTTTGGACTTTGCTTATGGATCCTGACACTTACAATACAGGAtatggaaaattggttatactttactccattggtcgattgtaattgattttagtGGCATGTCTTTTCTTGGCttccttgtatcactaaactagcatgcataggcgaTTTTAATTGCTCCCATTTGAAAAGCGTCTTATAAAATTGAGGCCATCTTCTTAGCCAATAGGGGTATAAAGTTGACGGTGAAATTTGTTCTAATATTATCTTTAGCTtcataaagattaaaaaaaaaactgatgttGATACTAGTGGTCTTTCCAAGTAAACTTAGATTAAGACGTAGATAGTTTAATTCATTTGAGGTGAGTTATACTAGGCATGCTCAGATGTAATATTTTTGTGgatgtttgtgtgtgtgcaCGTGTGTTAGAGAGAGgatattttttttgggaaggGCCCTGGGGTTTGTAACAGACCTAGTAAGGCTCAAGTCACATTGAGGtccatactccaaaaggactagtcaagattacaattggagccctttataattattataaaggacttgaacttctcatttccaagtaaTGAGATCTCATTTACCATCTTCTCATTCACAATTCAGGGTATTACAATCTCTCCCCTTTAAGTCCTGCACTTCTAGTTGGGATTGGCTCTAATACCTTTGCAACTAATTAAaagaaggtccaaaccacatttGGACCCCTACTCCAAGAGGACTAATCAAGTTTACACTTGTTAGTtccttgaaatcattataaaactCCCTGTGTACATgtgctatgcctatttcattcgtatcaatGAAATTTAacttacttgtaaaaaaaaaatcattataaaagatttgaacttctctctctcccaagcaatatgggatTTCACCTTCCTATACACTATCTAAGGTATATAGGGTTTCATAGGAATGATTGTTCAGTTTAAGTTATATGTTTTTGCTACCTGGATAGGGTTGCTGTTTCCTTTTAGTCAGTCCTTCAGAGCCACAGTTGCCAATGTTAATGCCACTGTATGGGGTCATAAGCCTGTCTTATAAGCACAATTATTAGGTGGTTGGTACTTCTGAATAAAGGACttgatataattgtaaaatttgatttttcagAACCCATATTCTGTGAATATCCTTCTGGCTGGCTACGACAAGGAGACAGGCCCAGCTCTTTACTACATCGACTATATTGCCACACTACACAAAGTTGACAAGGGTGCATTTGGTTATGGGTCCTATTTTTCCCTCTCCACAATGGACAGACACTACCACAGCCGCATGTCGGTAGAAGAAGCAATTGACTTGGTTGATAAGTGCATTGTGGAGATTCGATCCCGGCTGGTTGTGGCGCCACCGAATTTTGTCATCAAGATTGTTGACAAGGATGGAGCAAGGGAGTATGCCTGGCGTGAAACCGTAAAGGATTCTGTTGCTTCTTCAGCTTGAATCCTTTctcctttttaatttatttccctttttttttttatggagtatTAATGCAACAGTTGCAActcttctgtttttctttctataAGCGAGACTCATTCGACAATGCCATTATTTACTTCTCACAAGATTATATATTACACACTTCTGCTATTCGTATCTTATTGCGATGATGTCACATTGTCAATCAATTATTGAATTTAGTATTTTGGAAAACAAGAGTTGGTGGATGGTGTGAGAGTGGGAATAAAGTGGATGGGGATGtattatatggtataattttttctctctaataCGGTCATGAAGTTTGGTTTATTTTGCAGCAGACAAGAAGGGGTCTCATTGCAAAACCTCTGAAGAGGAATATAGTACCTAACACACCTTGTTTTCTTATTCATTTTGTTGAAATCTTAACAGTCTGTTTACTCGAGGCTTTTCTAAACTAGGGTTGAAGAATATACGAACCTCTTTATTGAAGGAAATCTGCTACttgtaataaattaagaatGGCAGGATTATATTGTATCGATTAATGGTATCATTCAATCGAGTTAATAATCTCTTAATCCAAACCGGCTCTTAAGCGTTCCATCCATTGGCTGGAGGGAGAATTTTTATTGAGAACAGGGTTtattgagagaaaataaaaaatgaagaggctgtttaacaacaacaacaattgaTGTGTCTATTTAtttaacaacaaaaaaaaaaaaaccttcagtGTTCTGCTTTTGGGGTGCATGGGGCATCTTTTAAAGAATGCAATTCAACGAGGCTGTTGATAATTGATGCGtctaattattaaaactttgttaaaaaattactttcctatatataattagaaaaattttaaacataaaactcACACTCTATaaactacttaaaaaaatatatgattttacttttttaccctcatttcatatttcaattcaatatgaaatatgagaataaaaaagtaaaatcatatatttttaagtggtgtataGGGGTCTGGAGCTTCTATGTAGCACAACTCATATAATTATCTCACCCAACAAGAGTTACATGTAGCCTagcaaaaaaattctcaaaaaaccatgattttataagagaaattctTACTTTTAATTTGAAGTTGGGTGTTATATGTTGCCTAACAAGAAATTCCTCAAAATATGATGATTTATGAGAAAAATTCTCACTTTTAATTTGAACGTATTTTACACCAAAAAACAAGTTCTctcaaaaataacttttatcCAATCACTTGCATTGATTCTCATGATTTTGGCATTATTATCATGTTTGAagatttattgtaaaattttgtGGAAAATTCCCTTTTATTGCATCGACTaacaatttacaaaaatactcttaaaagatcctttttggagattttatagtttgtaaattttattaaagaaacaaATAGTTGCAACCTTTTAtccaaatataacaaaaaaataaataaataaatgttttccattcgttttttttcatattcttaaatattttcaaaaaaaggaaaaacatcacaacattgttattattaaaaaaacgcTTATTTGATTGCTAagtaaaaactaatttaaaaaaaaaattgtgtttggGCAAATCCCTCTGTCAACCATGCTAAAACAAACAACAGTCTTATTCGTATTCCCAAGAGTCAAACCGTCTCTCTGCCAAACATTAAAAGACAATCATACACATgcaatacacaaaaatatttttttattaatttcccTATTTATCTAATGGCCTGTCAAATCGCGTATGTTtagagaattttaaattttgttatgtttcgTTCTGTTTGTATgtatggtatattatatatatatattatatatatatatatacacaacgtGATCaatacttataattatttttgtgtctAAGTAGAAATTATCCTCTACATTATCAAAGATCTAAAcatataaaagattttttacaGTTCATTTTCAAATCTGTAAGTACctttgttttatattatattctgttttgtttcttttcgtttgtaatttttggtggGGACTTGCTTTGGAGACTAGTTTTGGCAGATATTTTGTTTGGGAATCTTGGCATGTGATGTGGATCTATGGCTTTTATAACTTCCTTTttcatagaatttttcatttattgtgcTATTTTGTTATGTTCAATCCCTTGTTGCTCTAGAATGTAAATAGTTAGATATTATGTATTGTTCAACGTAGgaatcaatgaaattatttataacgtTTAAAATGCATCGTTAGGTGCagattttacattaaaaattgGTCATTTATTCATTTAGTCTTTTGCTTGTGTGGCACAGTATTCAATATTTGGACCAATTGTTTCCTTTGTTACGATAATGGATAGTGGTAACATTGCATTAATGAGTTATGCAACATTTGTTTAGAAACAAACTTTTTGAATTCTATAGAAGTttagtttcaaaaatatttttttgaagatcatgaaaaacaatccaaaaaaaaGTCTCGTATAGAGATTTGCcataagagaaaaatgaagaatttcgtagaaaataaagagaaatatatgCTAAAAAAAGGCATCAAAAAGCAATGTCATTCAATTGAAAGATTCAGTTCCAGTTGGTGGTGATCAAATTACTGCATCAATTGATGAACCTTCAAATGATAATGTCCAATATATGAGATTCGCTCAAGACTTTAGTCTTGTAtagaaagtgtaaaaaaaacaacGGATTTTTCACGCCGATGTTGACACTAGTGAGCTGGCTTTGTCACAAGGAACATGTCTTCCTTCTGGTGTTGATGTTTGTGTGGTGGATTTAGAAGCAAATTCACCATTAAACAATGTAACGGATCTTGCTAATCGCCTGAATAATTTTATGGATTTGCTAACACATAAATCAGCAAATACATGCATAGAAAAAACAAGCATCTCTTATCAACTTGTGATTTAGCAagttttcctaaaattattttttttatccttcatATCAAGCAGTCTTATGTTCTCTTTCATCGAAGTTTGAGAGTATGCTATTCAAATAGGGTCCATGTGTTATTTGAGGAGAACCAAGCTTTGAAACAAGTATACCAACACTTTGCAGGGGTAAGGAACAAGTATAAACTTAATTAGTTCTTCTCATTCTGTTATCAACCCTTAGTACTCTTCCAAAAGTGTCGCCAATTAGACCGTTTAAACGATTTGACGAGTTTACATCTATTgccttttgtttattttttaactcaataggTGAGTGGCATTGTCGCTCTGCTGGACTTAAACAATCATTGCAAATCATGTCATTAGAAGCATATTCTTTGCCATATGTGTCTTGTTGCAGATATTGTAATGTGAAgcgattttattataaaacaaacaaTTTTTGCTATGCTGATTGGACAATTTCTTTAGTCACAAATGACGCTCCTTAACAACTTTATGATTTGTTTACTTCCACCACAGATGAGTTTATGCATTTTAAGACCTATGTTCGGACTTATAATAACAAGTTCACTTTTATATCTTTTggagttaaattcaataaagaTCTTTGTAGAAGGAATAGAGGGATTTATACATTTCGATCTCAGGAACAGATCTATCACTATATCAATTATTTAGTCCCCTTAAATGGATGCCCTTCTTATCTACAATTGTACTTCTATGATACTGAGCATGAATTAGAAAATTGCATTTCTGATTCAAACATAATAAATCCATCAATTATAGCTCAGCTCATAGATATTCTTCGCATAAATCCATATTCTGTGTTTTTCCGGTCTCTTGGTGattttccaaatttagaaaatcAAGTAATCCATATAAGATTAGATGATGGCTTAGATCAACGTGTATTTGATGCCCCGACATTTTCACAAGTTGCAGCAATCTGGATTGAAAATGATGCTGCAAATCAATTGGCAGGGTGGGACATTTTTGTCTTTGGTCATACTAGTAGAAGTCATATAGTTCAGTATTATTTTGACTGCTATGATCCGCTTCAATAGCCGTTATTACTTCCTTCTGGCAATGCTGGTTGGCATCAAGGCATTCAAAGAGTTAATAAACAAAGTACATTAATATGTAATAAAACAACCCGATCAATAGATCATCGCCAATCAATGTGAGCAGAAGAATTGCTTTTAAAATAACAAGCTTAGAGTGTAGTCCTAATCTTGCCATTTTGTAATAGTAAGCGTCCAATTTGGTAATACTTTATCCTCCAACTTTTGTAgcattaaggaaaaaaaaatatccaattgTTTCATGCCGTGAATATTATTGCTACAAGATgcaaataagagaaaatgtcaAATCAATTTTGTCATTGTCTAGTCGTTTATTGCAACAATTTATTGTTGATATGTATGCTAAGATTAAGATGTTAAGATTGGATTATTTTCGTAGCAAACGACAATATATTCGATCTAAGTTATGTCAATGTATTGTTGATACCGTCACGCTTGGAGAAACTAATACTTCTAATGTTGGGAAATATATTATTCTGCCTTTGTCTTTTATTGGGGATCCAAgagatgcaaaaaaaaatatggaagcaATGACTTTGGTTTAGCATTATggtaaaatagatatt is a window from the Juglans regia cultivar Chandler chromosome 7, Walnut 2.0, whole genome shotgun sequence genome containing:
- the LOC108984610 gene encoding proteasome subunit beta type-2-A-like, whose protein sequence is MECVFGLVGDGFAVVVADTSAVHSILVHKSNEDKIMVLDSHKLIAASGEPGDRVQFTEYIQKNVALYQFRNGIPLTTAAAANFTRGELATALRKNPYSVNILLAGYDKETGPALYYIDYIATLHKVDKGAFGYGSYFSLSTMDRHYHSRMSVEEAIDLVDKCIVEIRSRLVVAPPNFVIKIVDKDGAREYAWRETVKDSVASSA